One segment of Triticum aestivum cultivar Chinese Spring chromosome 2A, IWGSC CS RefSeq v2.1, whole genome shotgun sequence DNA contains the following:
- the LOC542961 gene encoding glutaredoxin-C6: MGTAFSSSSSTPESRAMALAKAKEIVASASVVVFSKSYCPFCVQVKKLLTQLGASFKAVEMDTESDGTEIQSALAEWTGQRTVPNVFINGKHIGGCDDTIALNKGGKLVALLTEAGAISGSSSKTTVTA; the protein is encoded by the exons ATGGGCACCgctttttcctcctcctcttccaccccaGAGTCCAGAGCTATGGcgctcgccaaggccaaggagatcGTCGCCTCCGCTTCCGTCGTCGTCTTCAG CAAGTCTTACTGCCCTTTCTGTGTTCAAGTGAAGAAGTTGCTCACGCAGCTTGGAGCAAGTTTCAAGGCCGTTGAGATGGACACTGAAA GCGATggaactgagattcagtcagctcTTGCTGAATGGACTGGGCAGAGGACTGTTCCCAATGTCTTCATCAATGGAAAACACATCGGTGGCTGTGACG ATACTATTGCACTGAACAAGGGAGGGAAGCTGGTTGCTCTGCTGACAGAGGCTGGAGCGATCTCCGGTTCTTCTTCGAAGACCACCGTCACTGCTTAG
- the LOC123189738 gene encoding uncharacterized protein — MYWPALKPSPARKKPAPEATTAASSALRDLEEETDDGWIVLPPAPPNSGKPPRPPPPRATATDAVNASPDEAFDPALDAIVARYLPLRRALLCDGLPRQIHDADVYGAHPGFLAAVYPPANGRPEWFFFVCRAQCQGGRRRAGPGAYRLGSEARLLGGAAYCHAFRYYEDEAEVGSASTRETEWRMDEYGDCRSAAAAFDMVVCKLYPARGGVVHTMLGVHQPASPAHHQDMNKPQVLVQLYLDSLNLGDPRRCRLYAVPDVFAAHPAVLTVAFPAANDRCEWFFAAHQRRRELEENDEDKARPRRAGPGAYVPVREGRVVNGNGGDIGYRRVFLYREDDVTVRRVSRTEWWMEEYGFGKDFPHGELPAAKAPMDEDEELVVYKLCLKMLGYRR, encoded by the coding sequence ATGTACTGGCCCGCCCTTAAACCCTCGCCGGCCAGGAAGAAGCCTGCGCCGGAGGCCACCACGGCGGCTTCCTCCGCCCTCCGCGACCTGGAGGAGGAGACCGACGACGGCTGGATCGTCCTGCCCCCGGCGCCGCCCAACTCGGGCAAGCCTCCCAggcccccgccgccgcgcgccacgGCGACGGACGCCGTCAACGCCTCCCCCGACGAAGCGTTCGACCCGGCCCTGGACGCCATCGTCGCCCGGTACCTGCCCCTGCGCCGCGCCCTGCTCTGCGACGGCCTGCCCCGGCAGATCCACGACGCCGACGTCTACGGCGCGCACCCCGGCTTCCTCGCCGCCGTGTACCCGCCGGCCAACGGCCGGCCCGAGTGGTTCTTCTTCGTGTGCCGCGCGCAATGCCAGGGCGGGCGGCGCAGGGCCGGGCCCGGCGCGTACCGCCTCGGCAGCGAGGCCAGGCTGCTCGGCGGCGCCGCCTACTGCCACGCCTTCCGCTACTACGAGGACGAGGCCGAGGTTGGCTCGGCCTCGACCAGGGAGACCGAGTGGCGCATGGACGAGTACGGCGACTGCCGCTCTGCCGCCGCTGCCTTCGACATGGTGGTCTGCAAGCTCTACCCGGCGCGTGGCGGGGTCGTCCATACGATGCTCGGCGTCCACCAGCCCGCGTCCCCCGCGCACCACCAAGACATGAATAAGCCGCAGGTGCTCGTCCAGCTCTACCTCGACAGCCTCAACCTGGGTGACCCACGGCGCTGCAGATTGTACGCCGTGCCCGACGTCTTTGCCGCGCACCCGGCGGTGCTCACGGTGGCGTTCCCGGCGGCCAACGACCGGTGCGAGTGGTTCTTCGCCGCGCATCAGCGCCGGCGCGAGCTAGAGGAGAACGACGAGGACAAAGCGCGCCCGCGGAGGGCAGGGCCAGGGGCGTACGTGCCGGTGCGCGAAGGCCGCGTCGTGAACGGCAATGGCGGGGACATAGGGTACCGCCGCGTGTTCTTGTACCGGGAAGACGACGTGACGGTGAGGCGGGTGTCTCGGACGGAGTGGTGGATGGAGGAGTACGGGTTCGGGAAGGACTTCCCGCACGGCGAGCTGCCCGCAGCGAAGGCACCAATGGACGAAGACGAGGAGCTGGTGGTGTACAAGCTGTGCCTGAAAATGCTTGGTTACCGGCGGTAG